In Salvia miltiorrhiza cultivar Shanhuang (shh) chromosome 4, IMPLAD_Smil_shh, whole genome shotgun sequence, the DNA window ACATGGGCTATAGAGAATGGAAAGCATATTAGATTCAAGAGAGTGAGTGCTGATCAATGCGAGGCCAACTGCAAATCTCCCTGTAAATGGAGAGTTTATGGGTCTATTATTGGTGCTACAAAGACTTTCAAGATAAAAACTTTGGGTAAGAATCATACTTGCAGTAGGGATATGAACAACAAATTGGTGGGTTCGAAGTGGATTGCCACAAAGTATCTCAATATCTTTCGGTTGAGGCCCAACATTTCAGTTGAAGAATTGAAGGCTGACTTGTGGGAGAGGTTTAGTACCCGAGTTGGTGTTGATAGGCTGTATAAAGCTAGGTCTTTAGCTAGAGAGATGGTGAGAGGCTCAGTGGATGAGCACTATGGTATGCTAAGGAGATACTTAGCTGAACTTAGGAGGGTTGACAAGGATGGTAGGTATGAATTGCTTGTTGGGGAAGAAAACATTTTCAAGGGCTTGTATATTGGCATTTCACAGTTGATAGGTGGGTTTATAAGGGGATGTAGGCCAATAATTGGTCTTGATGGTTGTTTTTTAAAGACATACTTGAGAGGTATCCTCTTGGTGGCAGTTGGCAAGGATGGGAACAACCAAATGTTCTCCATTGCTTGGGCAATTGTTGAGATAGAAAACCAAGAGTGTTGGACTTGGTTTCTGAAACTTTTGTTCTTTGATTTGGGTATTCAAGATGGTGAAGGCTGGACCTTCATCTCTGATCAGCAAAAGGTCAGAATTCAATTTAATCATCTCTTTACTTTACCATTTAATCATCTACATTTAATCATGCTCTTTACACATGACAGGGGTTGGAGAATGCAGTAGCCAACCTGGAACCAAATTCAATTCATAGAAACTGTGCAAGGCACATTTACATGAATtggaaaaaaattcataaaGGCTCAACCTTGAAGAGTATTTTTTGGAGGACAGTGAGGGCTACCACCGTTGCAGATTTCAAGATGGCACTACTTGTAATGAAGAAAGAGAGTGCAGAGGCTTTTCAAGATTTCATCTCAAGGGATTTTCACAAATTCTGTAAGGCCTACTTCTCTACTACCCCTAAGTCTGATGCACTTGATAATAACATCAGTGAAACTTTTAATGGTTTCATATTAAATGCAAGGGGTAAACACATAATCCATATGTGTGAAGAGATTAGGACCTCTATTATGAGTAGACAAGTGAAGAAGCTAGAGTTAGTCAAAGATAGTGTTGAAGGAATCTGTCCAAATGTGAGAAAAAAGCTTGAAAAACTTAGGTTTGAGAGCAGGAATTGTATAACATTTCCAGCTGTTGGTTGTAAGTTTGAGGTACAATTGCATGCGGATAGATTTGTAGTTGATGTAGAAGAAAGGGTTTGTGCTTGTAGGGTGTGGCAGTTGACTGGTCTGCCTTGTGTACATGGTATCTGTGCCATCCAATATATGGGGAGAGAGGTGAGTGATTTTGTTGATGACTACTATTCGGTGGGTAAATACTTGGAGGCATATGAGGTTGGGGTAGAGCCTATTAATGGTCATTTGCTGTGGCCAGAAGTAGAGGGGTTCACTGTGAAGCCTCCAGTGGTTAGGAAGATGGCTGGTAGACCTAAGTTAAAAAGGAAGAGAGCAGCCGAGGAATCTGACCCCAAGAACCCCCATAAACTGAGAAGACATGGTCAAGTGATAAGATGCAAGAACTATGGCATGGAAGGCCATAACTCCAAGACTTGTGGTGTTTACGGAACCAACACTTAAGTCTATAAAAGGAAacataaaattctacctagtcgagaaggctggaaagagtaaaaatagctgatcggaaaccttgcacgagagagaaaacaactattgtattcaaaaatatgagagagcgtaaaccacagtacacgagctcgagccctatttatagatttacaagcggaggggtaaaatagtaaaaacatcttcggtgcatgcgtcctgcgtggtggaagggtacgctggtaatttcgataatacgcgggagaccttcccgcgcgtttattggctcctctgatggaaatgtcttctatggcgaaggcgtcttctctggtgatgttgatatctctggcatgaaggactcctctggtaaacacgtcttctctggcaagggcgtctcctctggtggtaatgacttctctgatggagttgatttttctgatgacgatgacttccctgacgatggtgacttttccggcgcggatgattcctctggagaagagggctcctctgtcaagaatgacttctctggtgcggatgactcctctggctagagtcattcctctgatggatgaaatccttctggtaaaaatggttcttctgacccatacggctcctctgatgagagtgattcctctgatttgtactctccccctactctgcatatattgctcctcaccaaccactcccccctctagtctggttgaaccgggtattcttcgtgttcaaccagtggtgtgttatcagcatcaaagctttgttattttccttggcccctgtaaatcataaagacataagcattttgaCATTTTGACATTATGAGAAAGTAAAAGGaagccctgtaaattgttctctggcatTCTTGTCATTCCcgccccctggtctggctagttcactctggagagGTACAACTAGTCAaaggactcgcccgcgtggatgacgtcatccgcattaaatgtctgCCCCGCCTACAGTATtttccccgtaccccgaggttactttttaacctttgcgtcctttcgcctttccgtaGAAATTCCCATCCGTTGATTtcttccgtatgccacgtgccgttcatcccgcgtgctggtggttacccgcgtacaatcttacttagccgattcgaactccccttttttcactattcttcttctccaagttttccgagcgaattttctgcattttcc includes these proteins:
- the LOC131023510 gene encoding uncharacterized protein LOC131023510 — translated: METCNDAGTHEDYLVKQFVRSLKDNAFDCSTFDLLLYYGGQFEEINGGKDGIDCYVGGFAVGRYGLDLDLFGYFDLKDEVDKLGIKNWNGLWYVKLKNSTREEIVDDKGVMSMLSGVSDDYRHVDVFIEGGDISGVSAANREFENVTRECEGRDPDEILIDNNNGEESEGGEDDDYDPVESEGGGDTEVSLGDTNSGDDELNESRKKLKESRKKIREKDSVFSHIDDPEQNFNELEVSGNISEYEESDGYVNTDESEGDAETSKLKSKIKVYDPTCDHKTLEFQLGMRFDNGWVCRDALKTWAIENGKHIRFKRVSADQCEANCKSPCKWRVYGSIIGATKTFKIKTLGKNHTCSRDMNNKLVGSKWIATKYLNIFRLRPNISVEELKADLWERFSTRVGVDRLYKARSLAREMVRGSVDEHYGMLRRYLAELRRVDKDGRYELLVGEENIFKGLYIGISQLIGGFIRGCRPIIGLDGCFLKTYLRGILLVAVGKDGNNQMFSIAWAIVEIENQECWTWFLKLLFFDLGIQDGEGWTFISDQQKGLENAVANLEPNSIHRNCARHIYMNWKKIHKGSTLKSIFWRTVRATTVADFKMALLVMKKESAEAFQDFISRDFHKFCKAYFSTTPKSDALDNNISETFNGFILNARGKHIIHMCEEIRTSIMSRQVKKLELVKDSVEGICPNVRKKLEKLRFESRNCITFPAVGCKFEVQLHADRFVVDVEERVCACRVWQLTGLPCVHGICAIQYMGREVSDFVDDYYSVGKYLEAYEVGVEPINGHLLWPEVEGFTVKPPVVRKMAGRPKLKRKRAAEESDPKNPHKLRRHGQVIRCKNYGMEGHNSKTCGVYGTNT